The region GGGGATGCTGCTCCAAACTCTTCACATTCTTTAATATGGCTGAGACTACTTTTCTAGCTGACCTTGGATCATCCTGACTTATGTATTCGGAAATTGAATCCAAATCCTGAACGGCCCGTTCAAGCCATTTAATCCTCGGCATACTTTGCCTCTAAATCTTCCTGAGAGGTCCACTTAGCTTCTGGACTTCTAGCTTCATCCAGCCCTTCCTGAATCGCTTTGACCTGCCATTCATTAACATCAAGATAACTGGAAATAGCTTCGCCAAACAAAAAGGCCTTCGATCTATTCGTTGCCTGAGCCAGCTTTTCAACACGCTCTTTCATTTCAGAAGTCATTCGAATTGTTACTACTTCGCTCTTCGGTTCTTTGCTTATCATTTTTCATGTCCTCCATTTGTATTACAACATAT is a window of Maridesulfovibrio sp. DNA encoding:
- a CDS encoding CopG family ribbon-helix-helix protein, whose amino-acid sequence is MISKEPKSEVVTIRMTSEMKERVEKLAQATNRSKAFLFGEAISSYLDVNEWQVKAIQEGLDEARSPEAKWTSQEDLEAKYAED
- a CDS encoding type II toxin-antitoxin system RelE/ParE family toxin, with protein sequence MPRIKWLERAVQDLDSISEYISQDDPRSARKVVSAILKNVKSLEQHPQIGRAGRVPGTRELIVLKGAYLVAYCCNEDVEILRVLRHSQDYRGS